The Mycolicibacterium hassiacum DSM 44199 genome includes a window with the following:
- a CDS encoding enoyl-CoA hydratase, with the protein MQHFDYLGYELLDDGRIAVITLNRPKQRNAQNRGMLVELGTAFELAEEDDTVRVVILRGAGPSFSAGHDLGSADDIRERSPGPDQHPTYLCNGGTFGGVEMRHRQEWHYFFQNTKRWRNLRKITIAEVHGMVLSAGLMLAWCCDLIVAADDTIFADVVGTRLGMCGVEYFGHPWEFGPRKAKELLLTGDALSADDAHALGMVSKVFPRDQLSDYTVQFACRIAKLPTLTALLIKESVNQTVDAMGFATALDACFSLHQLNHAHWADITGNPLGIGTVEHGLEDWRLSPEILPAAKQRP; encoded by the coding sequence GTGCAGCACTTCGACTACCTCGGCTACGAGCTGCTTGACGACGGACGAATCGCCGTGATCACGCTCAATCGACCGAAACAGCGCAATGCGCAGAACCGCGGAATGCTCGTCGAACTGGGCACGGCGTTCGAACTCGCCGAGGAAGACGACACGGTGCGGGTCGTGATCCTGCGCGGCGCGGGCCCGAGTTTCTCCGCCGGCCACGATCTGGGATCGGCCGATGACATCCGGGAACGTTCACCAGGCCCCGATCAGCACCCGACCTACCTCTGCAACGGCGGCACGTTCGGCGGGGTGGAGATGCGCCATCGCCAGGAATGGCACTACTTCTTCCAGAACACCAAGCGGTGGCGGAATCTGCGCAAGATCACCATCGCCGAGGTGCACGGCATGGTGTTGTCCGCGGGATTGATGCTGGCCTGGTGCTGCGACCTGATCGTCGCGGCCGACGACACGATCTTCGCCGACGTGGTGGGTACCCGCCTGGGCATGTGCGGTGTGGAGTACTTCGGTCACCCGTGGGAGTTCGGCCCGCGTAAGGCCAAGGAGCTGTTGCTCACCGGTGACGCGCTCAGCGCCGACGACGCGCACGCGCTGGGCATGGTCAGCAAGGTGTTTCCGCGCGACCAGCTGTCGGATTACACCGTGCAGTTCGCGTGCCGGATCGCGAAGCTGCCGACGCTGACCGCGCTGCTGATCAAGGAGTCGGTGAACCAGACGGTCGACGCCATGGGTTTCGCCACCGCGCTGGACGCATGCTTCTCCCTGCATCAGCTCAACCACGCCCACTGGGCCGACATCACCGGAAACCCGCTGGGCATCGGCACCGTCGAACACGGCCTCGAGGACTGGCGGCTGTCGCCGGAGATCCTGCCGGCCGCCAAACAGCGGCCCTGA
- a CDS encoding LLM class flavin-dependent oxidoreductase produces the protein MELGIFLMPAHPPERSLYDATQWDLELIELADQLGYVEAWVGEHFTVPWEPICAPDLLLAQALLRTNSIKLAPGAHLLPYHHPIELAHRVAYFDHLAQGRFMLGVGASGIPGDWALFDVDGQNGEHREMTREALEIMIKVWTEDEPWEFRGKYWNANGIAPMFEGLMQRHIKPFQSPHPPIGVTGFSAGSETLKLAGERGYIPMSLDLNTEYVATHWDAVLEGAARSGRTPDRREWRLVREVVVAETDAQAYRYAVDGMIGRNMREYVLPTFRMFGMTKFYKHDPAVADGDVTPEYLAENTFVVGSVETVVDKLEATYDQVGGFGHLLILGFDYSDDPGPWKESMRLLAEEVMPRLNARIAKKPATAMA, from the coding sequence ATGGAACTGGGGATTTTCCTGATGCCCGCGCATCCGCCGGAGCGCAGCCTCTACGACGCGACTCAGTGGGATCTGGAGCTCATCGAGCTCGCCGATCAACTGGGCTATGTGGAGGCGTGGGTCGGCGAACACTTCACTGTGCCGTGGGAGCCCATCTGCGCCCCCGACCTGCTGTTGGCGCAGGCGCTGTTGCGGACCAACTCGATCAAGCTCGCACCCGGCGCGCATCTGCTGCCGTACCACCATCCGATCGAGTTGGCTCACCGGGTGGCCTATTTCGACCACCTGGCACAGGGTCGCTTCATGCTGGGTGTGGGGGCGAGTGGCATTCCCGGCGACTGGGCGCTGTTCGACGTCGACGGGCAGAACGGCGAACACCGGGAGATGACCCGGGAAGCGCTTGAGATCATGATCAAGGTGTGGACCGAGGACGAGCCCTGGGAGTTCCGCGGAAAATACTGGAACGCCAACGGTATTGCCCCGATGTTCGAGGGGCTGATGCAGCGTCACATCAAACCCTTCCAGAGCCCGCATCCGCCGATCGGAGTGACCGGTTTCAGCGCCGGCTCCGAGACGTTGAAGCTCGCGGGGGAGCGCGGCTACATCCCGATGAGCCTGGACCTCAACACCGAGTACGTCGCGACGCACTGGGATGCGGTGCTCGAGGGTGCGGCCCGCAGCGGGCGAACCCCTGATCGGCGCGAGTGGCGGTTGGTCCGGGAGGTCGTCGTCGCCGAAACCGATGCGCAGGCATACCGGTACGCGGTCGACGGCATGATCGGCCGCAATATGCGCGAGTACGTGCTACCGACCTTCCGGATGTTCGGAATGACCAAGTTCTACAAGCACGATCCGGCGGTCGCCGACGGCGATGTCACGCCGGAGTATCTGGCGGAGAACACCTTCGTGGTGGGCTCGGTGGAAACCGTGGTCGACAAACTGGAGGCCACCTACGACCAGGTGGGCGGCTTCGGGCACCTGCTGATCCTCGGTTTCGACTACAGCGACGACCCGGGGCCGTGGAAGGAGTCTATGCGCCTGCTCGCCGAGGAGGTCATGCCCCGGCTCAACGCGCGCATCGCGAAAAAGCCAGCGACCGCGATGGCCTGA
- a CDS encoding FAD-binding oxidoreductase produces the protein MESHTITVRYTDGTATTMTVRPGQTILEAAEENGVAIVNECQSGICGTCVATCRSGRYTMGRTEGLSEVERDAGKILTCSTFAESDCLIDLQYPADDNAARVVTGEATVTAVELVSPTTALLRVDVSDLPPLSYQAGQFAQLRVPGTDLWRNYSYAHPADGRRELEFIIRLLPGGVMSEYLRSRAKPGDRIQLRGSKGNFYLRPVVRPVVLVAGGTGLSAILAMAQSLPLDAGHPVHLLYGVTDEADLCKLDDLQRLQQRHPDLRLHTIVARPSERWAGATGLVTDLLDRAMPADGNADVYLCGPAAMVEAVRTWLDDNKIHRVGLYYEKFVSSGAARRRSPARVDPAHIDVDDVRRRGRGTAVVIGGSIAGIATAKMLTEFFDRVIVLEKDDSHRRREGRPGAAQAWHLHHLLTAGRIELERIFPGIIDDMVREGAFDVDMAAQYRIRLGGTWKKPGTGDIQIVCAGRPLLEWCIRRRLDDDPRITFRYEAEVSDLIYDRDTNTVLGAVVDDPAEPEIIPAEFVVDASGKNTPVPEILDRLGVGAPEVEQDIINCFYSTMQHRVPPERRWRDKVMVICYAYRPYEDTYAAQYYTDSSRSILSTTLVAYNCYSPPRTAEEFRRFADLMPSPVVGENIDGLEPASPIYNFRYPNMLRLRYEKKRNLPRGLLAVGDAYTSADPVSGLGMSLALKEVHEMQRLLAQRGPSDPGLPRRYYRRIAKLADTAWFVIREQNLRFDWMKDVTKKRPFYFGVLTWYMDRVIELVHDDPDTYREFLAVVHLVKPPAALMTPRVVAKVLGKWARTRLSGQKTLIERNYQDRTIPGPDHLEHIANQPAEFAASQSR, from the coding sequence ATGGAATCGCACACGATTACGGTCCGGTATACGGACGGCACCGCCACGACGATGACGGTCCGGCCCGGCCAGACGATTCTGGAGGCGGCCGAGGAGAACGGCGTGGCGATCGTCAACGAATGCCAGAGCGGCATCTGCGGCACCTGCGTGGCGACCTGCCGCTCCGGCCGCTACACGATGGGACGCACCGAGGGCCTCTCCGAGGTCGAGCGGGACGCAGGCAAGATCCTGACCTGCTCCACGTTCGCCGAATCCGACTGTCTGATCGATCTGCAGTACCCCGCCGACGACAATGCCGCCCGGGTGGTCACCGGAGAGGCGACGGTCACCGCGGTGGAGCTGGTCTCCCCGACCACCGCGCTGTTACGGGTCGATGTCTCCGACCTGCCGCCGCTGAGTTATCAGGCCGGGCAGTTCGCCCAGCTGCGGGTACCGGGAACCGACTTGTGGCGCAACTATTCCTACGCGCATCCCGCCGACGGCCGGCGCGAACTCGAGTTCATCATCCGCCTGCTGCCCGGCGGGGTCATGTCGGAGTATCTGCGCTCGCGCGCCAAGCCGGGCGACCGGATCCAGTTGCGGGGGAGCAAGGGCAACTTCTATCTACGGCCGGTGGTGCGGCCGGTGGTGCTCGTCGCCGGCGGCACCGGACTGTCAGCGATTCTCGCTATGGCGCAAAGCCTTCCGCTCGATGCCGGCCACCCGGTGCACCTGCTGTACGGGGTCACCGACGAGGCCGACCTGTGCAAGCTCGACGACCTGCAGCGGCTGCAACAACGGCATCCGGATCTGCGCCTGCACACCATTGTGGCGCGGCCGAGCGAACGCTGGGCCGGAGCCACCGGGCTGGTTACCGACCTGCTCGATCGCGCGATGCCTGCCGACGGCAACGCCGACGTCTATCTGTGCGGTCCCGCGGCGATGGTGGAGGCGGTACGAACATGGCTGGACGACAACAAGATCCATCGTGTCGGCCTGTACTACGAGAAGTTCGTGTCCAGCGGTGCCGCTCGGCGGCGCAGCCCGGCCCGGGTGGATCCGGCGCACATCGATGTCGATGACGTGCGCCGACGCGGGCGAGGCACCGCGGTGGTGATTGGCGGCAGCATCGCCGGCATCGCCACGGCCAAGATGCTGACCGAGTTCTTCGACCGGGTGATCGTGCTGGAGAAGGACGACTCGCATCGGCGCCGGGAGGGCCGGCCGGGGGCCGCGCAGGCCTGGCACCTGCACCACCTGCTCACCGCCGGACGCATCGAGCTCGAGCGGATCTTCCCCGGGATCATCGACGACATGGTGCGCGAGGGGGCCTTCGACGTGGACATGGCCGCCCAGTACCGCATCCGCCTCGGCGGCACCTGGAAGAAACCCGGTACCGGCGACATCCAGATCGTCTGCGCCGGAAGGCCATTGCTCGAATGGTGCATACGCCGCCGCCTCGACGACGACCCGCGCATCACCTTTCGCTACGAGGCCGAGGTCAGCGACCTGATCTATGACCGCGACACCAACACCGTGCTCGGTGCGGTGGTCGACGATCCGGCCGAGCCGGAGATCATCCCCGCCGAGTTCGTGGTCGATGCCTCGGGCAAGAACACTCCGGTGCCGGAGATCCTCGACCGGCTCGGGGTCGGCGCACCGGAGGTCGAACAGGACATCATCAACTGCTTCTACTCGACCATGCAGCACCGGGTCCCGCCCGAGCGGCGGTGGCGTGACAAGGTCATGGTGATCTGCTACGCCTACCGCCCTTACGAGGATACCTACGCGGCGCAGTACTACACCGACAGCTCGAGAAGCATCCTGTCCACCACGCTGGTGGCCTACAACTGCTATTCGCCACCGCGCACCGCCGAGGAGTTCCGCCGATTCGCCGACCTGATGCCCTCACCAGTGGTGGGCGAGAACATCGACGGGCTGGAACCGGCGTCGCCGATCTACAACTTCCGTTATCCGAACATGTTGCGTCTGCGGTACGAGAAGAAGCGCAACCTGCCGCGCGGGCTACTCGCCGTCGGCGATGCCTACACCAGCGCCGATCCGGTATCCGGTCTAGGTATGTCATTGGCGCTCAAAGAAGTACACGAAATGCAGCGGCTGCTGGCGCAACGGGGCCCGAGCGATCCCGGGCTGCCGCGCCGCTATTACCGGCGGATAGCCAAGCTGGCCGACACGGCCTGGTTCGTGATCCGGGAGCAGAATCTGCGCTTCGACTGGATGAAGGACGTCACCAAGAAGCGGCCATTCTACTTCGGGGTGCTGACCTGGTACATGGACCGCGTGATCGAGTTGGTGCACGACGATCCCGACACCTACCGCGAGTTCCTGGCGGTGGTGCACCTGGTCAAACCGCCGGCCGCGTTGATGACGCCGAGGGTGGTCGCGAAGGTGCTCGGCAAGTGGGCCCGCACCCGGTTGTCGGGCCAGAAGACGTTGATCGAACGCAACTATCAAGACCGGACCATCCCGGGTCCGGATCACCTGGAACACATCGCAAACCAGCCGGCCGAATTCGCCGCCAGCCAATCCCGCTAG
- a CDS encoding alpha/beta fold hydrolase, whose amino-acid sequence MSQNHRMLNCRGTRIHAVEEGEGPLVILVHGFPESWYSWRHQIPALAAAGYRVVAIDQRGYGRSSKYRVQRAYRIKELVGDIVGVIDAYGEKQAVVVGHDWGAPVAWTFAWLQPDRCRGVVGISVPFAGRGVIGLPGSPFGERRPGEYHRVLAGPGKVWYQEYFGAQDAIIAEIEEDLRGWLLGLTYTVSGEGMIAATQEALAAGVDPAAMDPVEAIRSGPLCLPEGARLKDAFRYPDTMPDWFTEADLDFYSGEFERSGFGGPLSFYHNIDNDWQDLADMAGVPLTPPALFIGGQYDVGTIWGAEALERAHEVMPDYRGTHLIADVGHWIQQEEPKETNRLLLDFLEALR is encoded by the coding sequence CTGTCGCAGAACCACCGAATGCTGAACTGCCGGGGCACCCGCATCCACGCGGTCGAAGAGGGCGAAGGGCCGCTGGTGATCCTGGTCCACGGTTTTCCGGAATCCTGGTATTCCTGGCGACACCAGATCCCGGCGCTGGCCGCCGCCGGCTACCGGGTGGTCGCGATCGATCAGCGCGGCTACGGCCGGTCATCGAAGTACCGGGTGCAACGCGCCTACCGGATCAAGGAACTGGTCGGCGACATCGTCGGCGTGATCGACGCGTATGGCGAGAAACAGGCCGTCGTGGTGGGTCACGACTGGGGTGCACCGGTTGCCTGGACCTTCGCCTGGCTGCAACCCGACCGGTGCCGCGGCGTGGTGGGTATCAGCGTGCCGTTCGCGGGGCGCGGTGTCATCGGCCTGCCCGGCAGCCCGTTCGGGGAACGGCGTCCCGGGGAGTACCACCGCGTGCTCGCCGGGCCGGGAAAGGTTTGGTACCAGGAGTATTTCGGAGCCCAGGACGCTATCATCGCGGAGATCGAGGAGGATCTGCGCGGCTGGCTGCTCGGGCTGACCTACACGGTGTCCGGAGAGGGCATGATCGCGGCCACCCAGGAGGCGCTGGCCGCAGGGGTCGATCCTGCGGCGATGGACCCCGTCGAGGCGATCCGATCGGGCCCGCTGTGCCTGCCAGAGGGGGCGCGACTCAAGGATGCGTTTCGTTACCCGGACACCATGCCGGACTGGTTCACCGAGGCCGATCTCGATTTCTACAGCGGCGAATTCGAACGATCGGGCTTCGGTGGCCCGCTGAGCTTCTATCACAACATCGACAACGACTGGCAGGATCTCGCCGACATGGCGGGCGTCCCGCTGACCCCGCCGGCGCTGTTCATCGGCGGGCAGTACGACGTCGGCACCATCTGGGGGGCCGAGGCGCTCGAGCGCGCCCACGAGGTGATGCCCGATTACCGCGGCACGCACCTGATCGCCGATGTCGGGCACTGGATTCAGCAGGAGGAACCCAAGGAGACCAACCGGCTGCTGCTCGACTTCCTCGAGGCCCTGCGGTGA
- a CDS encoding 3,4-dihydroxy-2-butanone-4-phosphate synthase, whose product MRTTDTRVRRALTAMAAGRPVVITGGSDRDHQGWLAFAAEAATAALVAFTVRHTSGYLRVALPGSACTRLSLPPIWHGDNDSDAGGHRVAVDWEGTGTGISARDRAATIVALSAEESEAEQFRRPGHVVPVQVATGGVLGRPGPAEAALDLARLAGCRAAAVLCDLVSRNHPTAMCRGGELVEFAAQHRLPVVSITELAAYRRRTEPQVVRAADNRLPHRDGTFHAIRFREVHGDGEHLAVIIGNATSGDSVPLHVHVECLTSDVFGSNGCRCGTELSAALADMRAKNCGLIVYLRPPGPMRGCGLGARAGWDAEDLSHIAAWILRDLGVYTMRLSDESPGFGLVIFGRIRERGLRIAG is encoded by the coding sequence GTGAGGACCACCGACACCAGGGTGCGGCGCGCCCTGACCGCGATGGCCGCAGGACGTCCGGTCGTCATCACCGGGGGCTCCGATCGCGACCACCAGGGCTGGCTGGCGTTCGCCGCCGAGGCCGCCACCGCCGCCCTGGTGGCGTTCACCGTGCGTCACACCTCCGGTTACCTCCGGGTAGCGCTGCCGGGCAGCGCCTGTACGCGGCTGAGCCTGCCGCCGATCTGGCACGGAGACAACGACTCCGACGCCGGCGGCCATCGGGTCGCGGTCGACTGGGAGGGCACCGGCACCGGCATCTCCGCCAGAGATCGGGCCGCGACGATCGTCGCGCTGAGTGCCGAGGAGTCCGAGGCCGAGCAGTTCCGGCGTCCGGGGCACGTGGTGCCGGTCCAGGTGGCGACCGGTGGGGTACTGGGCCGGCCCGGCCCTGCCGAGGCGGCGCTCGACCTCGCGCGTCTGGCGGGCTGCCGGGCCGCAGCGGTGTTGTGCGATCTGGTATCCCGCAATCACCCGACCGCGATGTGCCGGGGCGGCGAGCTGGTGGAGTTCGCCGCGCAGCATCGACTTCCGGTTGTCTCGATCACCGAACTGGCTGCGTACCGGCGCCGTACCGAACCGCAGGTGGTGCGGGCTGCCGACAACCGCCTGCCGCACCGCGATGGCACATTCCATGCGATCCGGTTCCGCGAAGTCCACGGTGACGGCGAACATCTCGCGGTCATCATCGGCAACGCCACCTCGGGTGACTCGGTACCGCTGCATGTCCACGTCGAATGCCTGACGTCGGATGTGTTCGGCTCGAACGGCTGTCGCTGCGGCACCGAACTGTCCGCTGCGCTCGCCGACATGCGCGCCAAGAACTGCGGGTTGATCGTCTACCTGCGACCGCCGGGGCCGATGCGGGGCTGTGGGCTCGGCGCCCGCGCCGGCTGGGACGCCGAGGACCTGTCGCACATTGCAGCGTGGATCCTGCGCGACCTCGGCGTCTACACGATGCGGTTGTCCGACGAGTCACCCGGATTCGGGCTGGTGATCTTCGGCCGAATCCGCGAACGCGGGCTGCGGATCGCGGGATGA
- a CDS encoding glucose 1-dehydrogenase, with amino-acid sequence MSYPDLAGKAAIVTGAGAGIGLAIAYRLAAEGCRVLCADIDGDSAKAAAAGIGGAAVAQRVDISDEQQVIDMVEACAEAFGGVDKLVANAGVVHFASVLDTTVADFDRVLAINLRGTWLCTKHAAPKMVERGGGAIVNVSSLAGVVAAAGTAAYGMSKAGIIHLSRITAAELRSAGVRSNAVLPAFVDTGMQRTAMSSFDEALGAGGAEHMISRLQGRMAGPDEIAGVVAFLLSDAASMINGTAQFVDGGTSAALW; translated from the coding sequence ATGAGCTATCCGGATCTGGCCGGTAAGGCGGCGATCGTGACAGGCGCGGGTGCGGGCATCGGCCTGGCGATCGCGTACCGGCTGGCGGCCGAGGGCTGCCGTGTGCTGTGTGCCGACATCGACGGCGACTCGGCGAAGGCGGCGGCAGCAGGCATCGGCGGTGCGGCGGTGGCGCAACGGGTCGACATCAGCGATGAGCAGCAGGTGATCGACATGGTCGAGGCCTGCGCCGAAGCGTTCGGGGGAGTGGACAAGCTCGTCGCTAACGCCGGTGTGGTGCACTTCGCTTCGGTACTGGATACCACGGTCGCCGACTTCGACCGGGTGCTCGCGATCAACCTGCGTGGCACCTGGCTGTGCACCAAGCACGCCGCGCCGAAAATGGTTGAACGCGGGGGCGGGGCGATCGTCAACGTGTCATCGCTGGCCGGTGTGGTGGCCGCGGCGGGCACCGCGGCCTACGGGATGTCGAAGGCCGGCATCATCCACCTGAGCCGCATCACCGCCGCCGAATTACGCTCGGCCGGTGTGCGATCCAACGCGGTGCTGCCCGCCTTCGTCGACACCGGGATGCAGCGCACCGCGATGAGCAGTTTCGACGAGGCACTCGGGGCAGGCGGTGCGGAGCACATGATCTCGCGCCTGCAGGGCCGGATGGCCGGGCCGGATGAGATCGCCGGCGTGGTGGCGTTTCTGCTGTCGGACGCGGCGTCGATGATCAACGGCACCGCGCAGTTCGTCGACGGGGGCACCAGCGCGGCGTTGTGGTGA
- a CDS encoding TetR/AcrR family transcriptional regulator — MDEPLDGVQITVKRRPKDRKKQILQQAVRLFTERGFHSVRLEEIAEAAGVTARALYRHYENKQALLTAAIITAQDEYQAVRRPAHREPDATDRPLRDELSDLIAAAIATRALTVLWQREARYLTEADRAAVRDRINAIVAGMQAGVRLENPNLNDRQSELRAWAVSSTLTSLGRHSMTLPRDELKTVLYQACLAAAHTPAVSDLTPSQTQRHDEPALFSRREALLAAGARLFRAHGYPAVSTTDIGRSVGIAGPGLYRSFPSKQAILDTLIRRLDEWWTLECVRALRGGGDEDRLRQLVAGRVRVSLEHPDLVSVSVTELAHASEEVREAFRRNQADRDAVWADHIGKLVPETTPAQARLLVAAAGSFIDDVCRTWHLTRYSRVDEEITALAVSILTSVTGSG; from the coding sequence ATGGACGAACCCCTCGACGGGGTGCAGATCACGGTCAAACGCCGGCCGAAGGACCGCAAGAAGCAGATCCTGCAGCAAGCGGTTCGCCTGTTCACCGAGCGCGGATTTCACTCGGTGCGACTGGAGGAGATCGCCGAGGCCGCGGGGGTGACCGCACGCGCGCTGTATCGGCATTACGAGAACAAGCAGGCCCTGCTCACCGCGGCGATCATCACCGCACAGGACGAGTACCAGGCCGTGCGACGGCCTGCGCACCGGGAACCGGACGCGACGGACCGTCCGTTGCGCGACGAACTGTCCGACCTGATCGCTGCGGCGATCGCCACCCGCGCGCTGACGGTGCTGTGGCAGCGTGAGGCGCGCTACCTCACCGAAGCGGACCGCGCCGCGGTGCGCGACAGGATCAACGCCATCGTCGCGGGAATGCAGGCCGGCGTCCGACTGGAGAACCCCAACCTCAACGACCGGCAGTCGGAACTGCGCGCCTGGGCGGTGTCGAGCACGTTGACCAGCCTGGGCCGGCACTCGATGACGCTGCCGCGCGACGAGCTGAAAACCGTGCTGTACCAGGCATGCCTGGCAGCCGCACACACACCAGCGGTCAGTGATCTGACCCCGTCACAGACCCAGCGTCATGACGAGCCGGCCCTGTTCTCGCGGCGTGAGGCGCTGCTGGCCGCCGGGGCCCGACTGTTCCGCGCGCACGGCTACCCGGCGGTGAGCACCACCGATATCGGCAGATCCGTGGGTATCGCGGGTCCCGGGCTTTACCGTTCGTTCCCCTCCAAGCAGGCGATTCTGGACACCCTGATCCGCCGCCTCGACGAGTGGTGGACCCTGGAATGCGTCCGCGCACTGCGCGGCGGCGGCGACGAGGATCGGCTGCGGCAATTGGTTGCCGGCCGGGTTCGGGTCAGCCTCGAACACCCGGACCTGGTGTCGGTGTCGGTCACCGAGTTGGCGCATGCCTCCGAGGAGGTGCGCGAGGCCTTCCGTCGGAATCAGGCCGACCGGGATGCGGTGTGGGCCGACCATATCGGCAAGCTGGTGCCCGAAACCACTCCCGCGCAGGCCCGCCTGCTGGTGGCCGCGGCAGGCAGTTTCATCGACGATGTCTGCCGCACTTGGCATCTCACCCGTTACTCGCGGGTTGACGAGGAGATCACCGCGCTCGCGGTGTCGATCCTCACCAGCGTCACCGGCAGCGGCTGA
- a CDS encoding LuxR C-terminal-related transcriptional regulator, with protein MSAAHDTPDPLDAPDPDTMPTLDGHPGWGSRPAKESEAMRRYRDTFRDSDVDPTDDPMAVVSEAIDTKANLVRDALEARGDERALKALEAVLDLCALERELIEDGARRRTFALLQVQEALSKLRSVDDVAAIVDRAPRELVESCGFDRAVLFRVHEGRMVMESAYFGEDRDGAEKMVRFAQAVAPPLDHMLLETQMIRRHAPAIVRDARNDPRVNRPIVDFSQTHSYVAAPVMPTGKVIGFLHADRLYSGRTVDEIDRDTVWAFAEGFGYAYERTVLLERMRRLNAEVRQALASADEAARALQDADLDLRKIEPVERSPAARSLAEVQTRVMTMLTRREVEVLRLMAAGRTNQQIAEELVISPGTVKSHVKRVLRKLNATNRAEAASAYVRLASVPEPAGPASHNQPSCL; from the coding sequence ATGAGCGCCGCCCACGACACCCCGGATCCCCTGGACGCGCCCGATCCGGACACGATGCCGACGCTCGACGGTCATCCCGGTTGGGGGTCGCGGCCGGCCAAGGAAAGTGAGGCGATGCGCCGGTACCGCGACACGTTCCGGGACAGTGATGTCGACCCCACCGACGATCCGATGGCAGTGGTGTCCGAGGCCATCGACACGAAGGCCAATCTGGTCCGCGACGCACTGGAGGCCCGTGGAGACGAACGCGCGCTCAAGGCGTTGGAAGCGGTGCTCGACCTGTGCGCGCTGGAACGCGAACTGATCGAGGACGGGGCCAGGCGGCGCACGTTCGCGCTGCTGCAGGTTCAGGAGGCCCTGAGCAAGCTGAGGTCGGTCGACGATGTCGCGGCGATCGTGGATCGGGCACCACGGGAGCTGGTGGAGTCGTGCGGATTCGATCGGGCTGTGCTGTTTCGTGTGCACGAGGGCCGGATGGTGATGGAGTCGGCGTATTTCGGCGAGGACCGAGACGGCGCCGAGAAGATGGTCCGGTTCGCGCAGGCGGTCGCGCCGCCGCTGGATCACATGCTTCTGGAAACGCAGATGATCCGCCGCCATGCACCTGCGATCGTGCGCGATGCCCGCAACGACCCACGGGTCAACCGGCCGATCGTCGACTTCTCGCAGACTCATTCCTACGTTGCGGCGCCCGTGATGCCGACCGGCAAGGTAATCGGATTCCTGCATGCCGACCGGCTCTATTCGGGTCGCACGGTCGACGAGATCGACCGCGACACGGTGTGGGCGTTCGCCGAGGGCTTCGGATACGCCTACGAGCGCACGGTGCTGCTCGAGCGGATGCGCAGACTGAACGCCGAAGTCCGCCAAGCGCTGGCCTCGGCAGACGAGGCGGCTCGCGCCCTGCAGGACGCGGATCTGGACCTGCGCAAGATCGAACCGGTCGAGCGCAGTCCGGCGGCACGATCGCTGGCCGAGGTACAGACCCGGGTGATGACGATGCTGACCCGCCGCGAGGTCGAGGTGCTTCGGTTGATGGCCGCGGGCCGGACCAATCAGCAGATCGCGGAGGAACTGGTGATCTCTCCCGGCACGGTGAAGTCTCATGTCAAGCGGGTACTGCGAAAGCTCAACGCGACGAACCGGGCCGAAGCGGCCTCGGCCTATGTGCGGCTGGCCAGCGTACCGGAGCCGGCCGGACCGGCATCGCACAACCAGCCCTCATGTCTATAA